The Oryzias melastigma strain HK-1 linkage group LG6, ASM292280v2, whole genome shotgun sequence genome includes a window with the following:
- the rabl2 gene encoding RAB, member of RAS oncogene family-like 2, with product MADDVGNSTDFDQKKYDAEEHVKIICLGDSAVGKSKLMERFLMDEYRPQQMSTYALTLYKHTATLGNKKVLVDFWDTAGQERFQSMHPSYYHKAHACIMVFDVQRKITYKNLSNWFKELREYRPEIPCCVVANKIDADLKMTQRSFNFAKKHGLPFYFVSAADGTNVVKMFREMIKRAVEYKQNPSDFMDEVMEELENFDLETKEENSDEDGLKAEN from the exons ATGGCAGACGATGTTGGCAATTCTACCGATTTCGATCAAAAGAAGTACGACGCAGAGGAACATGTGAAGATTATTTGTCTGGGAGACAGTGCAGTTGGGAAATCCAA GTTGATGGAAAGGTTTCTCATGGATGAATA TCGTCCCCAGCAGATGTCAACATATGCTTTGACTCTCTACAAGCACACTGCTACTCTAGGAAATAAGAAAGTACTGGTTG ATTTCTGGGATACAGCTGGCCAGGAAAGATTTCAGAGTATGCATCCTTCATACTACCACAAAGCACATGCATGCATCATG GTTTTTGATGTTCAAAGGAAGATCACCTATAAGAATTTATCCAACTGGTTTAAGGAGTTAAGGGAGTACAGGCCTGAGATACCCTGTTGTGTGGTTGCCAACAAAATTGATG CTGACTTGAAAATGACTCAAAGAAGCTTCAACTTTGCAAAGAAACACGGGCTGCCATTCTACTTTGTCTCAGCAGCTGATGGGACCAATGTGGTCAAG ATGTTCAGAGAGATGATCAAAAGAGCGGTGGAGTACAAACAAAACCCTAGTGACTTCATGGATGAAGTCATGGAAGAGCTGGAG AATTTTGACCTGGAGACAAAAGAGGAGAACTCAGATGAGGATGGACTGAAAGCAGAGAATTAA
- the odf3b gene encoding outer dense fiber protein 3-B — protein sequence MQSDKYWVGTWRPHKPRGPVAALYGSPGPKYALPGLIGSSHHDPTKCKAPVFSFGTRYEKANSNLSPGPTYLIPSNITRRGRNATPAFSISSRSKQPLLFRAPGPGQYSPEHSEKLIFHSPPAYSLSGRTKAWSASQSPGPATYTLPPMLGPKTAVTSSSPTYSLCGRNKNGSFHEDTSKTPGPAAYKAVDPYIYKEKPPQFSMTGRNFTPGEAAQKPGPGAYYPERVTFTRTKAPSFTFGLRHSQYTSPFITDMES from the exons ATGCAGAGTGATAAATATTGGGTTGGAACTTGGAGGCCGCACAAGCCAAGAGGACCTGTGGCTGCTCTCTATGGGAGTCCAGGACCGAAGTATGCTTTACCTGGACTCATCG GTAGTTCTCATCATGACCCTACAAAATGCAAAGCACCGGTGTTCTCCTTTGGTACTCGCTATGAGAAGGCAAATTCTAACTTATCTCCTGGACCAACTTACTTAATCCCCTCTAACATCACCCGACGGGGGAGAAACGCCACACCTGCCTTTTCAATTTCCAGTCGCTCAAAGCAGCCATTGTTGTTCCGAGCACCAGGACCAG GCCAGTACTCCCCGGAGCATTCGGAAAAGCTAATTTTCCATTCACCGCCTGCTTATTCTCTTTCTGGAAGGACTAAAGCTTGGAGTGCTTCTCAATCACCCG GTCCAGCCACCTACACTCTGCCCCCCATGCTGGGGCCGAAGACAGCTGTCACATCTTCATCACCAACCTACTCACTCTGTGGCCGCAACAAAAATGGAAGCTTTCACGAGGACACGTCAAAG ACTCCAGGTCCAGCTGCTTACAAAGCTGTAGACCCTTATATTTACAAGGAGAAACCCCCACAGTTCAGCATGACAGGCAGAAACTTCACTCCAGGGGAAGCAGCACAGAAACCAGGCCCAGGGGCATACTATCCTGAGAGG GTCACCTTTACAAGAACCAAAGCTCCAAGCTTCACCTTTGGACTGCGTCATTCCCAATATACCTCACCTTTTATCACGGACATGGAATCCTAA
- the zgc:77752 gene encoding protein tyrosine phosphatase domain-containing protein 1: MPSLAPHISVPRPSYSQARENLVKAIPPKLLCLLACGGRDCRYEGPDCWKLNQQVIRGVFSSWVTDDIIAMARPSNHLIQKYNIIDQFNRLSIKSIINMQLPGEHAHCGPPLDPDSGFTYSPQTFMDNDIYFYNFGMPDYGVSSLVGIIDGVKVLDFAVKEGRVAIHCHAGLGRTGVLIACYLIYTLRISPSEAVHYVRIKRPRSIQTRTQINQVFDFARLLGTQLVQYPDLSLRHGAPFTLQHYLNRQALLLHGQEARKLRHTPKVVYLLCVRLSCLALGLPPPPEIQVELEKRSGIKTLSKTVRDTLVSRQYLPLLNEGCKSSRGASGSVSSWDEPLGYLERKQEVLLDKRSYSDSDLSKITDLELSPYCAAALGSEKHWCVQDLIQTDRTSVSPVLGMVSGGHQTAKKQTLNPTMSNVMPNDNGAKRTKCAGKNTLPKYSSSLELYRNTHNPSPTTMARPVAKAMAEQGPPGENILQRSTLLQEELNSSDCGWALLVTESDIHVLCCLLWTWLEKLKDPVLSPEDIQKLKVEGSNRKPLNVLKKSQRHTIYCLLSCVSSVTSLCPHREDAVLQRLMSALTRRPQEEMGTLAQLMKVLKACLRETFHNYRRLTRACSTIATL, translated from the exons ATGCCGAGCCTAGCTCCACACATTTCAGTTCCACGGCCTTCCTACTCCCAGGCCAGGGAGAACCTGGTGAAGGCAATCCCACCCAAGCTGCTCTGTCTGTTAGCCTGTGGAGGAAGAGACTGTCGCTATGAAGGCCCGGACTGCTGGAAGTTAAACCAGCAAGTCATCCGAGGCGTTTTCTCCTCCTG GGTGACGGATGATATTATTGCAATGGCTCGACCGTCAAACCATCTAATCCAGAAGTACAACATCATAGATCAATTTAACAG GTTAAGCATCAAATCCATCATCAACATGCAGCTTCCTGGGGAGCACGCTCACTGTGGACCTCCTCTAGACCCTGACAGCGGTTTCACATACTCTCCACAGACTTTCATGGATAATGACA tttaCTTTTACAACTTTGGGATGCCTGACTACGGTGTGTCGTCTCTTGTTGGAATCATTGATGGCGTGAAGGTTCTGGATTTTGCTGTTAAAGAAGGAAGAGTAGCTATTCACTGTCACGCAGGCCTGGGCAGAACAG GCGTCCTGATTGCTTGTTACTTGATCTACACCCTGCGCATCAGCCCCAGCGAGGCCGTCCACTATGTGCGCATCAAACGGCCTCGATCTATTCAAACGCGCACGCAGATAAACCAAGTCTTTGACTTTGCTCGGCTCCTCGGCACGCAGCTGGTCCAGTATCCAGACCTCAGCCTGCGGCATGGAGCTCCTTTCACGTTGCAGCACTACCTCAACCGACAGGCGCTGCTGCTGCATGGTCAGGAGGCCCGCAAGCTACGACACACACCCAAG GTGGTGTACCTTCTGTGTGTGCGCCTCTCCTGCTTGGCACTGGGGCTCCCACCTCCCCCTGAAATCCAAGTAGAGCTGGAAAAGAGGTCAGGAATCAAGACCCTCAGCAAGACAGTGAGAGACACCCTGGTGTCCAGACAGTATTTACCCTTGTTGAATGAAGGCTGTAAGAGCTCACGGGGGGCATCAGGGTCTGTGTCCTCCTGGGACGAACCTCTGGGATACTTGGAGAGAAAGCAGGAGGTGCTGCTGGACAAGCGCAGCTACAGTGATTCTGATCTCAGTAAAATCACA GACCTGGAGCTGAGTCCATACTGCGCAGCAGCACTTGGAAGTGAGAAACACTGGTGTGTGCAGGACCTGATTCAAACTGACAGGACatcagtcagtccagttcttggCATGGTTTCAGGAGGACATCAGACtgcaaaaaagcaaacactAAACCCTACAATGTCCAATGTGATGCCAAACGACAACGGGGCAAAGAGGACAAAGTGTGCAGGCAAGAACACACTTCCCAAATACAGTTCCAGCTTGGAG ttgtacagAAACACACATAATCCCAGCCCAACAACCATGGCCCGTCCTGTCGCCAAGGCGATGGCAGAACAAGGACCACCAGGAGAAAACATTCTGCAGAGGTCCACTCTGCTGCAG gaggaACTGAACAGCAGCGACTGTGGCTGGGCTCTGCTGGTCACTGAGTCAGATATCCACGTCCTCTGCTGTCTATTGTGGACGTGGCTGGAGAAGTTAAAA GACCCCGTCCTGAGCCCTGAAGATATACAGAAGTTAAAAGTCGAAGGAAGCAACAGGAAACCTCTGAATGTGctcaaaaaa TCACAAAGACACACCATCTACTGTCTGCTGAGCTGTGTGAGTTCAGTGACCAGCTTGTGTCCACACAGAGAGGATGCTGTGCTCCAGCGGCTGATGTCCGCACTCACACGG CGCCCTCAAGAGGAAATGGGAACCCTTGCACAGCTGATGAAAGTCTTAAAGGCTTGTTTGAGAGAAACCTTCCACAACTATCGACGCCTCACAAGAGCCTGTAGCACCATTGCAACTCTTTGA